A genomic window from Variovorax paradoxus includes:
- a CDS encoding ABC transporter ATP-binding protein, whose product MSAASTLLEAKSIEAGYGASQVLFGIDLDIRPGEVLALLGRNGMGKSTLLKVLTGTLSPMRGSVHFGGAAIGGPNKSMRPDAIARRGVAIVPEGRHVFPNLSVDEHLRAFARPRPGSAPRWTLDALYGLFPRLSERKANAGNQLSGGEQQMLAIARALSTHPRLLILDEATEGLAPVIREEIWHCIATLKAEGEAILVVDKYVQRLLPLANRHVILERGRVVWQGDSAALDADRSLWTRYLGV is encoded by the coding sequence ATGAGTGCGGCATCCACATTGCTCGAAGCGAAATCCATCGAAGCCGGCTACGGCGCGAGCCAGGTGCTGTTCGGCATCGACCTCGACATCCGCCCCGGCGAAGTGCTCGCGCTGCTCGGGCGCAACGGCATGGGCAAGAGCACGCTGCTGAAGGTGCTGACGGGCACGCTCTCGCCGATGCGCGGCAGCGTGCACTTCGGCGGCGCGGCCATCGGCGGCCCGAACAAATCGATGCGGCCCGACGCCATCGCGCGGCGCGGCGTGGCCATCGTGCCCGAGGGGCGGCATGTGTTCCCGAACCTCAGCGTGGATGAGCACCTGCGCGCCTTTGCAAGGCCGCGTCCGGGCAGCGCGCCGCGCTGGACGCTCGATGCGCTCTACGGCCTGTTCCCTCGCTTGTCGGAGCGCAAGGCCAACGCGGGCAACCAGCTCTCGGGCGGCGAGCAGCAGATGCTGGCCATCGCCCGGGCGCTGTCGACACACCCGCGCCTCTTGATCCTCGACGAAGCCACCGAAGGCCTGGCCCCGGTGATCCGCGAGGAGATCTGGCACTGCATTGCCACGCTCAAGGCCGAGGGTGAGGCGATCCTGGTGGTCGACAAGTACGTGCAGCGTTTGCTGCCGCTGGCCAACCGCCACGTGATCCTCGAACGCGGGCGCGTGGTGTGGCAAGGCGACTCGGCCGCGCTGGACGCCGACCGGTCGCTGTGGACGCGCTACCTGGGCGTGTAG
- a CDS encoding FAD-dependent oxidoreductase, producing MTTSPTTLHEPARELPVFGEYDVVVVGGGPAGIAAAVSAARHGANTLLVERYGFLGGMGTAGGVTNFAGLYGKRKGEMTQLVRGVVDELIDRIAGLNGMNQPQNGMGGRICVRSYDTSAYKLAADQLLDAAGVKLLFHAYAAAVIRDGNRIAALVVETKSGRQAIRANAFIDASGDADVAAFAGVPFEVGDGHGSGLFPTTMFRIGQVDAPAALEAVGEFKAINDYMARTEQQKPGVYKFPREGAILRPNKDPREWRANVTQIRNAQGRAMNGVDARELTEGELEGRRQISEYFKFLKAEVPGFAQSSIVEIAPQVGIRETRRIQGLYALGREDILGSAKFDDNIGLNAWPMEMHADGRIEWAFPRDEANAYNHLPWRMLVPQTLDNLLVAGRCASMTHEGQSAARASGGCFVMGQAAGTAAASLGGGACAKVDVPALQKKLAADGADLDR from the coding sequence ATGACTACGTCTCCCACAACATTGCATGAACCGGCGCGCGAGTTGCCGGTATTCGGCGAATACGACGTGGTGGTGGTCGGCGGCGGCCCCGCCGGCATTGCCGCTGCAGTGAGCGCCGCACGCCACGGCGCCAACACGCTGCTGGTGGAGCGCTACGGCTTTCTCGGTGGCATGGGCACTGCAGGCGGTGTTACCAACTTCGCGGGCCTGTACGGCAAGCGCAAGGGCGAGATGACGCAACTGGTGCGCGGCGTGGTCGACGAATTGATCGACCGCATCGCCGGGCTCAACGGCATGAACCAGCCGCAGAACGGCATGGGCGGGCGCATCTGCGTGCGCTCGTACGACACCTCGGCCTACAAGCTGGCCGCCGACCAGTTGCTCGACGCCGCGGGCGTGAAGCTGCTGTTCCATGCGTACGCGGCCGCGGTAATCCGCGACGGCAACCGCATCGCGGCGCTGGTGGTCGAGACCAAGTCGGGCCGCCAGGCCATCCGCGCCAACGCCTTCATCGACGCCAGCGGCGATGCCGACGTGGCGGCCTTTGCCGGCGTGCCCTTCGAAGTGGGCGACGGCCATGGCAGCGGGCTCTTTCCGACCACCATGTTCCGCATCGGCCAGGTCGACGCACCGGCCGCGCTGGAGGCGGTGGGCGAGTTCAAGGCCATCAACGACTACATGGCGCGCACCGAGCAGCAGAAGCCGGGCGTCTACAAGTTTCCGCGCGAGGGCGCCATCCTGCGGCCCAACAAGGACCCGCGCGAATGGCGTGCCAACGTCACGCAGATCCGCAATGCCCAGGGCCGCGCGATGAACGGCGTCGATGCGCGCGAACTCACCGAAGGCGAACTCGAAGGCCGCCGCCAGATCAGCGAGTACTTCAAGTTCCTGAAGGCCGAGGTGCCGGGCTTCGCGCAGTCGTCCATCGTGGAGATCGCGCCGCAGGTCGGCATCCGCGAGACGCGGCGCATCCAGGGTCTGTATGCGCTCGGGCGCGAGGACATCCTGGGCTCGGCGAAGTTCGACGACAACATTGGCCTGAATGCCTGGCCGATGGAAATGCACGCCGACGGCCGCATCGAATGGGCCTTTCCGCGCGACGAAGCCAACGCCTACAACCACCTGCCTTGGCGCATGCTGGTGCCGCAGACGCTCGACAACCTGCTGGTGGCCGGCCGCTGCGCATCGATGACGCACGAGGGCCAGTCGGCCGCGCGCGCGAGCGGTGGCTGCTTTGTCATGGGGCAGGCCGCGGGCACGGCGGCAGCGTCGCTGGGCGGCGGCGCCTGCGCGAAGGTCGATGTGCCGGCCCTGCAGAAAAAGCTGGCCGCCGACGGCGCCGACCTCGACCGCTGA
- a CDS encoding acyl-CoA thioesterase, whose protein sequence is MTTDSATASRIVNELVALMQLEPLGNDRFLAQSEDIGTPAVFGGQVLGQSLMAASLTVGAERPVHSMHAYFLLPGEHAPIEYSVDRVRDGRSFTTRHVVARQQERIIFEMSASFQTVDEGVEHQFDMPEVAGPEGLVSELDQRIALGDRLPEPWRSKAIQPHGIEYRRVDPEDLMAPLPRPAASQSAIWMRAIAPLPDDPMVHRALLAYASDHGLLRAAMLPHGLSFMSGQVRPASLDHAMWFHRDFRMDDWLLYVLDSPSAGGARGLCRGSLYARDGRLVASAAQEGMLRIRKPA, encoded by the coding sequence ATGACCACCGATTCCGCCACCGCCTCCCGCATAGTCAACGAACTCGTCGCGCTCATGCAGCTCGAGCCACTGGGCAACGACCGCTTCCTGGCCCAGAGCGAGGACATCGGCACGCCCGCCGTGTTCGGCGGCCAGGTGCTGGGCCAGTCGCTGATGGCGGCCAGCCTCACGGTCGGCGCCGAGCGCCCGGTGCATTCGATGCACGCCTACTTCCTGCTGCCGGGCGAGCACGCACCCATCGAGTACAGCGTAGACCGCGTGCGCGACGGCCGCAGCTTCACCACCCGCCACGTGGTGGCGCGCCAGCAGGAGCGCATCATTTTTGAAATGTCGGCCTCGTTCCAGACCGTGGACGAAGGCGTCGAGCACCAGTTCGACATGCCCGAGGTGGCCGGCCCCGAAGGCCTCGTCAGCGAACTCGACCAGCGCATCGCCCTCGGCGACCGCCTGCCCGAGCCCTGGCGCTCCAAGGCGATCCAGCCGCACGGCATCGAATACCGCCGCGTCGACCCCGAAGACCTGATGGCACCGCTGCCGCGCCCGGCGGCGTCGCAAAGCGCCATCTGGATGCGCGCCATCGCGCCGCTGCCCGACGATCCGATGGTGCACCGCGCGCTGCTGGCCTACGCCTCCGACCACGGCCTGCTGCGCGCCGCGATGCTGCCGCACGGCCTGAGCTTCATGAGCGGCCAGGTGCGCCCCGCGAGCCTCGACCACGCGATGTGGTTCCACCGCGATTTCCGCATGGATGACTGGCTGCTGTACGTGCTCGATTCGCCCAGCGCGGGCGGCGCGCGCGGCCTGTGCCGCGGCAGCCTCTATGCGCGCGACGGCCGGCTCGTGGCCTCGGCCGCGCAAGAGGGCATGCTGCGCATCAGGAAGCCGGCGTAG
- a CDS encoding branched-chain amino acid ABC transporter permease: MSGILVLEQLLNGLGYGLMLFLLAAGLTLVFGIMDVLNLAHGSLFMAGAYVAAEAHTRTGSFAAAIVIAVAVTVVVALLLEVLLMRRLYTRDHLAQVLATFGVILVADDIVTMAWGPSPVMAPTPAALSGPVNLMDGLPYPAYRLVILVGGLLVALALYLLVNHTRIGMRVRAGASDRPMAELMGVRVGRIFNGVFLLGAALAALAGALMGPIVAVQVGMGEAILIPALVVLVIGGIGSVRGAFVAALLVGVVDTVGRAFVPMLLRATLPPATAADLGPLFAEVAMYALMVVVLIFRPSGLFSARA; this comes from the coding sequence ATGAGTGGAATTCTTGTTCTCGAGCAGCTGCTCAACGGCCTCGGCTACGGGCTGATGCTGTTCCTGCTGGCTGCGGGGCTCACGCTGGTGTTCGGCATCATGGACGTGCTGAACCTCGCGCACGGCTCTCTCTTCATGGCCGGCGCATACGTGGCGGCCGAGGCGCACACGCGCACCGGCTCGTTCGCGGCGGCCATCGTCATCGCGGTGGCAGTCACCGTCGTGGTCGCGCTGCTGCTCGAAGTGCTGCTGATGCGCCGCCTCTACACACGCGACCATCTCGCGCAGGTGCTGGCCACCTTCGGCGTGATCCTGGTCGCCGACGACATCGTCACGATGGCTTGGGGCCCCTCGCCAGTGATGGCGCCGACGCCGGCCGCGCTCTCGGGGCCGGTCAACCTGATGGATGGCCTGCCCTACCCGGCCTATCGCCTCGTGATCCTCGTCGGTGGCCTGCTGGTGGCGCTGGCGTTGTACCTTCTCGTGAACCACACGCGCATCGGCATGCGGGTGCGCGCGGGCGCCTCCGACCGGCCGATGGCCGAGCTGATGGGCGTGCGCGTGGGCCGCATCTTCAACGGCGTGTTCCTGCTCGGTGCGGCACTGGCCGCGCTGGCGGGCGCGCTGATGGGCCCGATCGTCGCCGTGCAGGTCGGCATGGGCGAGGCCATTTTGATTCCAGCGCTCGTGGTGCTGGTGATCGGCGGCATCGGTTCGGTGCGCGGCGCCTTCGTGGCCGCACTGCTCGTGGGCGTGGTCGACACCGTGGGGCGTGCCTTCGTGCCGATGCTGCTGCGTGCCACGCTGCCGCCGGCCACGGCAGCCGACCTGGGGCCGCTGTTCGCCGAAGTCGCGATGTACGCGCTGATGGTGGTGGTCCTCATCTTCCGGCCCTCGGGCCTTTTCTCGGCACGCGCATGA
- a CDS encoding Bug family tripartite tricarboxylate transporter substrate binding protein: MNFSCALLTGVLALTAATGAMAQAGDFPNKPVTLVTPFAAGSGPDAVLRLVSDKLSRLWGQRVLIDNKPGGGGFIAIDQARRAAPDGYTLLQLDSEHIAALPHLYKSRNFVTLQHFDPVASLFRTPFFVAVATDSKWKNMSDLIAAAKANPDGIVYGSWGVGSPGHLGAQQLEALTGIHMRHAPYREVSQLFSNVGAGEVPWSFASIPSSQGIYKAGKLRYLAIAAPKRIPQMPDVPTMAEAGGPASLEVNSFVSLLAPKGVPAAVKAKINADVAKVIADPEIRARFDTFAFEPLAWSPEEIERNAEAKSKVYGELVRRGNISLD, from the coding sequence ATGAATTTTTCGTGCGCATTGCTGACAGGCGTCCTTGCCCTGACGGCGGCGACAGGCGCCATGGCGCAAGCCGGCGACTTCCCCAACAAGCCGGTGACCCTGGTCACCCCCTTCGCGGCCGGCAGCGGCCCCGACGCGGTGCTGCGCCTGGTCTCCGACAAGCTCTCGCGCCTGTGGGGCCAGCGCGTGCTGATCGACAACAAGCCCGGCGGCGGCGGCTTCATCGCCATCGACCAGGCCCGCCGCGCCGCGCCCGACGGCTACACGCTGCTGCAGCTCGACAGCGAGCACATCGCCGCGCTGCCGCACCTGTACAAGTCGCGCAACTTCGTGACGCTGCAGCACTTCGACCCGGTGGCGTCGCTCTTTCGCACACCCTTCTTCGTGGCCGTGGCCACTGATTCGAAGTGGAAGAACATGAGCGACCTGATCGCCGCCGCCAAGGCCAACCCCGACGGCATCGTCTACGGCTCGTGGGGCGTGGGCAGCCCGGGCCACCTGGGCGCGCAGCAGCTCGAGGCGCTCACCGGCATCCACATGCGCCACGCGCCGTACCGCGAGGTGTCGCAGCTGTTCTCCAACGTGGGCGCCGGCGAGGTGCCTTGGAGCTTCGCGAGCATTCCGTCGAGCCAGGGCATCTACAAGGCCGGCAAGCTGCGCTACCTCGCCATTGCCGCGCCCAAGCGCATTCCGCAGATGCCCGACGTGCCGACCATGGCCGAGGCCGGCGGCCCGGCCTCGCTGGAGGTGAATTCGTTCGTGTCGCTGCTCGCGCCCAAGGGCGTGCCGGCGGCCGTCAAGGCGAAGATCAATGCCGACGTGGCCAAGGTCATCGCCGACCCCGAAATCCGAGCCCGCTTCGACACCTTCGCCTTCGAGCCGCTGGCCTGGTCGCCCGAGGAAATCGAGCGCAACGCCGAGGCCAAGTCGAAGGTGTATGGCGAGCTGGTGCGCAGGGGCAACATCAGCTTGGATTAA
- a CDS encoding glutathione S-transferase — protein sequence MKIFFSPASPFVRKCMVVAHELGIADRIEKLPSAAGPVKRDATIIPKNPLGQVPTFITDDGQVLFDSRVICEYLNATQSGKLFPADGTARWARLTELALADGMTGAALLARYESVLRPEELRWADWTDGQLAKVRTGLEWLETAAPSFGDRVDIGTIAFGCALGYMDFRFPAVDWRAEAPNSAKWFEAFNQRASMRATLPPV from the coding sequence ATGAAAATCTTCTTCTCTCCCGCTTCCCCCTTCGTGCGCAAGTGCATGGTCGTGGCGCACGAGCTCGGCATTGCAGACCGCATCGAGAAGCTGCCGAGCGCGGCCGGCCCCGTGAAGCGCGACGCCACCATCATCCCGAAGAACCCGCTCGGCCAGGTGCCGACCTTCATCACCGACGACGGCCAGGTGCTGTTCGACAGCCGCGTGATCTGCGAGTACCTGAACGCCACGCAGTCGGGCAAACTGTTTCCGGCAGACGGAACCGCGCGCTGGGCGCGCCTGACCGAACTCGCGCTGGCCGACGGCATGACCGGCGCAGCATTGCTCGCCCGCTACGAGAGCGTGCTGCGCCCTGAGGAACTGCGCTGGGCTGACTGGACCGATGGCCAACTCGCCAAGGTGCGCACCGGCCTCGAATGGCTCGAGACGGCTGCGCCTTCGTTCGGTGATCGTGTCGACATCGGCACCATCGCTTTCGGGTGCGCGCTGGGCTACATGGACTTCCGGTTTCCTGCCGTCGACTGGCGCGCTGAGGCGCCGAACAGTGCGAAGTGGTTCGAAGCATTCAACCAGCGTGCGTCGATGCGGGCTACTTTGCCTCCGGTTTAG
- a CDS encoding methyltransferase domain-containing protein, with protein MKISAQALEKSHRTVQSYEGSAREYNAIVAEHPLQPEIADALRRMMQFVPTGGTVLEIGSGPGRDADFIESLGGVVRRTDAAQAFLDLQAERGKKGELLDVITDALGGPYNAILAMCVLIHVDRAQIGPILRKVFDALEPGGAFLVSMRVGEGETNGDCHTVYWAKNLFAAQLEEAGLRTHWEMERIGRNEEAWVYFLALRPQ; from the coding sequence ATGAAAATCTCCGCACAGGCGCTGGAGAAATCGCACCGCACCGTCCAGTCCTACGAAGGTTCTGCCCGCGAGTACAACGCGATCGTGGCCGAACACCCGCTGCAGCCCGAAATCGCGGACGCGCTGCGGCGGATGATGCAGTTCGTGCCCACCGGCGGCACCGTGCTCGAGATCGGCTCCGGTCCGGGGCGGGACGCCGACTTCATCGAGTCCCTGGGCGGGGTCGTCAGGCGCACCGATGCGGCACAGGCATTTCTCGACCTGCAGGCGGAGCGCGGCAAGAAGGGCGAACTGCTCGACGTCATCACGGATGCGCTGGGCGGGCCCTACAACGCGATCCTCGCGATGTGCGTGCTGATTCATGTCGATCGCGCGCAGATCGGCCCGATCTTGCGCAAGGTCTTCGACGCACTCGAGCCCGGCGGTGCCTTCCTGGTCTCCATGCGCGTCGGCGAAGGCGAGACGAATGGCGACTGTCACACCGTGTACTGGGCGAAAAACCTGTTCGCCGCGCAGCTTGAAGAGGCCGGCTTGCGCACGCACTGGGAAATGGAGCGCATCGGCCGCAACGAGGAAGCGTGGGTCTACTTCCTGGCGCTTCGTCCGCAATGA
- a CDS encoding branched-chain amino acid ABC transporter permease, whose amino-acid sequence MKSSRYIGLGLLFVLLAAFPLVAPVFGLEFYIGFVRRVLIVALAAASLNFILGFGGMVALGHAGFIGVGAYTVVALSDAGVMSAWLMWPAAALVAGLVAALIGTVALRTRGVYFIMTTLAFAQMLYFVVVSLRRYGGDDGYTLMSRPTLLPGLDLGNEANFYWVVLAIVALALWWLHRATQSRFGHALMGIRDNETRMRALGYPVFRLQLVAFAIAGAIAGLAGALLAGGNGFVSPATMHWTQSATLLVMVVIGGLGRSWGGPVGAVVWLVLEEVLKQHTEHWHMPLGLLLIAVALWAPKGLAALYKRRLPLTPTLSPEGRGSKS is encoded by the coding sequence ATGAAGTCCTCACGCTACATCGGCCTCGGGCTGCTCTTCGTGCTGCTCGCGGCGTTTCCGCTGGTCGCGCCCGTCTTCGGGCTCGAGTTCTACATCGGCTTCGTGCGGCGCGTGCTCATCGTGGCGCTGGCTGCGGCAAGCCTCAACTTCATCCTCGGCTTCGGCGGCATGGTGGCGCTGGGGCATGCGGGCTTCATCGGCGTGGGGGCGTACACGGTGGTGGCGCTCAGCGACGCGGGCGTGATGTCGGCATGGCTCATGTGGCCGGCCGCGGCGCTGGTTGCCGGACTTGTCGCGGCGCTGATCGGCACGGTGGCGCTGCGCACGCGCGGCGTGTACTTCATCATGACCACGCTGGCCTTCGCGCAGATGCTGTACTTCGTGGTGGTGTCGCTGCGCCGCTATGGCGGCGACGACGGCTACACGCTGATGTCGCGGCCCACGCTGCTGCCGGGACTGGACCTGGGCAATGAAGCCAACTTCTACTGGGTGGTGCTCGCGATCGTCGCGCTCGCGCTCTGGTGGCTGCACCGCGCGACGCAATCGCGCTTCGGCCATGCGCTGATGGGCATTCGCGACAACGAGACGCGCATGCGGGCGCTGGGCTATCCGGTGTTCCGGCTGCAGCTGGTAGCGTTCGCCATCGCGGGCGCCATCGCGGGGCTGGCCGGTGCATTGCTCGCAGGCGGCAACGGCTTCGTGAGCCCGGCGACGATGCACTGGACGCAGTCGGCCACGCTGCTGGTGATGGTCGTCATCGGCGGGCTGGGGCGCAGCTGGGGCGGGCCTGTGGGCGCTGTTGTCTGGCTGGTGCTCGAAGAAGTGCTCAAGCAGCACACCGAGCATTGGCACATGCCGCTGGGGTTGTTGTTGATTGCTGTGGCGCTGTGGGCGCCTAAAGGGCTTGCTGCCCTGTACAAGCGCCGCTTGCCCCTCACCCCAACCCTCTCCCCAGAGGGGCGAGGGAGCAAATCATGA
- a CDS encoding ABC transporter ATP-binding protein, whose product MSLFRIEGLVKRFGGLLATDHVNLTVERGEVHALIGPNGAGKTTLVNLITGLLKADAGRILLDETDITKLKDHQRVAAGMSRCFQVTRVFPKETVHDNLMLAAQAHAGTSLRFMAPRAKERDLVDRAVALADRVGLGSERERIAGTLPHGAQRALDVALALAAEPKLLLLDEPMAGMGPDESARMVELIESLRASMAILLIEHDMDAVFRLANRLTVLVQGRVLMSGTADEVRGHPDVQAVYLGTEAEGHS is encoded by the coding sequence ATGAGCCTTTTCAGAATCGAAGGGTTGGTCAAGCGCTTCGGCGGACTGCTTGCCACCGACCACGTGAACCTCACGGTGGAACGCGGCGAAGTGCATGCGCTCATCGGGCCTAACGGCGCGGGCAAGACCACGCTGGTGAACCTCATCACCGGGCTGCTGAAGGCCGATGCCGGGCGCATCCTGCTCGACGAAACCGACATCACGAAGCTGAAAGACCACCAGCGCGTGGCCGCCGGCATGTCGCGCTGCTTCCAGGTGACGCGCGTGTTCCCCAAAGAAACCGTGCACGACAACCTCATGCTCGCAGCGCAGGCCCATGCGGGCACCAGCCTGCGTTTCATGGCGCCGCGCGCGAAGGAACGCGATCTCGTCGATCGCGCAGTGGCGCTTGCGGACCGCGTCGGCCTCGGCAGCGAACGCGAGCGCATCGCGGGCACGTTGCCGCACGGCGCGCAGCGCGCGCTCGACGTGGCGCTGGCGCTCGCGGCCGAACCCAAGCTGCTGCTGCTCGACGAGCCGATGGCTGGCATGGGCCCGGACGAATCGGCGCGCATGGTGGAGCTGATCGAATCGCTGCGCGCATCGATGGCCATCCTGCTGATCGAGCACGACATGGACGCGGTGTTCCGCCTGGCCAACCGGCTCACCGTGCTGGTGCAGGGCAGGGTGCTGATGAGCGGCACGGCCGACGAAGTGCGGGGCCACCCCGACGTACAAGCCGTCTACCTCGGCACGGAAGCAGAAGGCCATTCATGA
- a CDS encoding Bug family tripartite tricarboxylate transporter substrate binding protein, protein MQATKRALLIACGLAAAAVALPLSANAENAAWPTKPIRLLVGFPGGSTPDIAARTIAEPLSKALGQPIVVDNKAGASGNIAADQVAKATDDHTLGIVINGNLTSSKMLYARLPYDPVKDFTYLSLIATAPLVLVAQNNLPSGTAFFDEGRKAGDKWNYGSVGIGSVGHLGMELLKTRVPGFKPEHVPYQGNPQVITAMLGDQVQMGLIPPGVAMPQIRAGKLKAIGLTGGRSALVPEIPPLSEAGVKDFNLEVWVALLGPANLSKAAQARISRELEVVMKNPDVRRKLFEQGWQAVGTSPDGMRTRVNEEAAIMSKIISARGIKLQ, encoded by the coding sequence ATGCAAGCCACCAAGAGAGCTCTCCTGATTGCCTGCGGCCTGGCTGCTGCCGCCGTTGCGCTGCCACTGAGCGCCAATGCAGAGAACGCCGCCTGGCCTACCAAGCCGATCCGCCTGCTCGTGGGCTTCCCGGGCGGCTCCACGCCCGACATCGCGGCGCGCACCATCGCCGAGCCGCTGTCGAAGGCGCTGGGCCAGCCGATCGTGGTCGACAACAAGGCCGGCGCCTCGGGCAACATCGCGGCCGACCAGGTGGCCAAGGCCACCGACGACCACACGCTGGGCATCGTCATCAACGGCAATCTCACGTCGTCGAAGATGCTGTACGCCAGGCTGCCGTACGACCCGGTGAAAGACTTCACCTACCTGTCGCTGATCGCAACCGCGCCGCTGGTGCTGGTGGCGCAGAACAACCTGCCCTCGGGCACCGCCTTCTTCGACGAGGGCCGCAAGGCCGGCGACAAGTGGAACTACGGCTCGGTGGGCATCGGCTCGGTCGGGCACCTGGGCATGGAACTGCTCAAGACCCGCGTGCCCGGCTTCAAGCCCGAGCACGTGCCCTACCAGGGCAACCCGCAGGTCATCACCGCGATGCTGGGCGACCAGGTGCAGATGGGCCTGATCCCGCCGGGCGTGGCCATGCCGCAGATCAGGGCCGGCAAGCTCAAGGCCATCGGCCTCACCGGCGGCCGCAGCGCGCTGGTGCCCGAGATCCCGCCGCTGTCGGAGGCCGGCGTGAAGGACTTCAACCTCGAGGTGTGGGTGGCGCTGCTGGGCCCGGCCAACCTGTCGAAGGCGGCGCAGGCGCGCATCAGCCGCGAACTCGAAGTGGTCATGAAGAACCCGGACGTGCGCCGCAAGCTCTTCGAGCAGGGCTGGCAGGCCGTGGGCACCTCGCCGGACGGCATGCGCACGCGTGTGAACGAAGAGGCGGCGATCATGAGCAAGATCATCTCGGCCCGCGGAATCAAGCTGCAGTAA
- a CDS encoding lysozyme inhibitor LprI family protein, with the protein MAQRSGIPEDELRGLLSRCEASQSAMNICAYRDVVVADLKLKHALASKVQQLPACKERLEARIARWEVVRDQGCKRNAAKDYGGGSLEQTAESMCVEHEIVQMTKQVERQRTCKQ; encoded by the coding sequence TTGGCGCAACGCTCCGGGATACCTGAGGACGAATTGCGCGGCCTTCTGTCTCGTTGCGAGGCAAGTCAATCAGCGATGAATATTTGCGCGTATCGCGATGTCGTTGTGGCTGACCTGAAACTGAAGCACGCCTTAGCCAGCAAGGTGCAGCAGTTGCCGGCCTGCAAGGAGCGTCTCGAAGCCAGGATCGCCCGCTGGGAAGTCGTGCGCGACCAGGGATGCAAACGCAACGCGGCGAAGGACTATGGCGGTGGATCGCTGGAGCAGACGGCGGAGTCCATGTGCGTTGAGCACGAGATCGTCCAGATGACGAAACAGGTTGAACGTCAGCGCACCTGCAAGCAGTAG
- a CDS encoding SDR family oxidoreductase yields MSSEEQKKVAIVTAGGSGMGAAAARKLADDGFRVAILSSSGKGEALAAELSGIGVTGSNQSNDDLKRLVDKVVAEWGRVDVLVNSAGHGPRAPILDITDEDWHRGMDVYLLSAVRPARLVAPLMAKQGGGSIINISTFAAFEPDPVFPTSGVFRAGLAAFTKLFADKYAADNVRMNNVLPGFIDSLPEKAEFRGRIPMGRYGKSSEIAAVIGFLASEGAGYITGQNLRVDGGITRSV; encoded by the coding sequence ATGTCTTCTGAAGAACAGAAAAAAGTAGCCATCGTCACCGCAGGTGGCAGCGGCATGGGTGCCGCGGCAGCCCGCAAGCTCGCAGACGACGGCTTTCGCGTAGCCATCCTCTCCTCGTCGGGCAAGGGCGAGGCACTGGCCGCCGAGCTGAGTGGCATCGGCGTGACAGGCTCGAACCAGTCGAACGACGACCTCAAGCGGCTCGTCGACAAGGTCGTAGCTGAATGGGGCCGCGTCGACGTGCTGGTCAATAGCGCAGGTCATGGCCCGCGCGCGCCGATCCTCGACATCACCGACGAAGACTGGCACCGCGGCATGGACGTCTATCTGCTGAGCGCAGTGCGCCCTGCGCGCCTCGTCGCGCCGCTCATGGCGAAGCAGGGCGGCGGCTCCATCATCAACATCTCCACCTTCGCTGCCTTCGAGCCCGACCCCGTGTTCCCCACATCGGGCGTGTTCCGCGCCGGCCTTGCAGCCTTCACCAAGCTCTTCGCCGACAAGTACGCGGCCGACAACGTGCGCATGAACAACGTGCTGCCCGGCTTCATCGACAGCCTGCCAGAGAAGGCCGAATTCCGTGGCCGCATTCCCATGGGCCGCTACGGCAAGAGCAGCGAGATCGCGGCCGTGATCGGCTTCCTCGCGTCGGAAGGCGCGGGCTACATCACCGGGCAGAACCTGCGCGTGGACGGCGGCATCACGCGCTCTGTGTGA